A single Cetobacterium somerae ATCC BAA-474 DNA region contains:
- a CDS encoding YjjW family glycine radical enzyme activase: MELKAKINKIIKFSNVDGPGNRMAIFFQGCNFNCEYCHNPETINICKECYKCVETCPTKALEVSNSKIIWKKNLCCECDQCTKICGFDSSPKVNDYTVEDLLVEISKVKAFIKGITVSGGESTLQYKFVAKLFSEVKKKWPNLTCFVDTNGSLNLDDIEYKELVENTDFFMLDVKAWDNSEHLLLTEKEVNPVIKNLYFLRDIGKLFEVRSVIVANRLNNRLTVENVAKAIFNKDIRYKIIKYRHFGVREEMKSNLFSPTSIELEELEKLAQKNGAKNTLII; the protein is encoded by the coding sequence ATGGAATTGAAGGCAAAAATAAATAAAATTATAAAATTTTCTAATGTTGATGGTCCTGGAAATAGAATGGCTATATTTTTTCAAGGATGTAATTTTAATTGTGAGTATTGCCACAATCCAGAGACAATAAATATTTGTAAAGAGTGTTATAAGTGTGTTGAAACTTGTCCAACAAAAGCTTTAGAAGTGTCTAATTCTAAAATAATTTGGAAGAAAAATTTATGTTGTGAGTGTGACCAATGTACAAAGATTTGTGGATTTGATTCTTCTCCTAAAGTAAATGATTATACAGTTGAAGACTTATTGGTTGAAATTAGTAAAGTAAAAGCTTTTATAAAAGGAATAACAGTAAGTGGAGGAGAAAGTACGTTACAGTATAAATTTGTAGCTAAACTTTTTTCTGAAGTAAAAAAGAAATGGCCTAATTTAACTTGTTTTGTGGATACAAATGGAAGTTTAAATTTAGATGATATTGAATATAAAGAGTTAGTAGAAAATACAGATTTTTTTATGTTAGATGTAAAAGCTTGGGATAATAGCGAGCATTTACTTTTAACAGAAAAAGAGGTTAATCCAGTTATAAAAAATTTATATTTTTTAAGAGATATAGGAAAGCTATTTGAAGTAAGAAGTGTTATAGTTGCAAATAGGTTAAATAATAGATTAACTGTTGAAAATGTAGCTAAAGCTATATTCAATAAAGATATTAGATATAAGATAATAAAATATAGACATTTTGGAGTAAGGGAAGAGATGAAGAGTAATTTATTCTCTCCAACTAGTATTGAATTAGAAGAATTGGAAAAATTAGCTCAAAAAAATGGAGCAAAAAACACCCTAATTATTTAG
- a CDS encoding patatin-like phospholipase family protein has protein sequence MIKKSFLLFLLIFVNIFSSNISHSPEDIEIEKLKQEIKLLQNKIKKLENKKIEKFKEEEKQPKIGLVLSGGGAKGFAHIGVLKVLEANNIKVDYITGTSMGALIGALYSAGYTPNQIEKLVLDINWQETFNDSPNITDISIDQRSMMKNYNLSLKYDNSLNFALPKGIRNTQKIYLTLKNLLWNVEQTRDFKKLPIPLEIIATDLNTGKAKAFNSGDLAQVITASISIPTIFDPVKIGDNYYVDGLLSRNFPVEDAFNLGADIVIGVDVGTSLQKKEDYDILSVADQIVAIQSTSSTKKQRDLATILIDPDISNFKTTDFSNFKEIEALGEAAAKKQLQKILAFGPKPNKRKSSLQYKNNFVLENIDVITETKNNNHKEIIESLFKDSIGTNINPDTLEKLMLKTYSLNFVNKIYYSFKNNTLKLQVEENPTNIVGLGVDYQTDYGTTFSIGTDISSFGKIGSLSTIEATFGDYLGLDLKNFSYYGVSNKVGILSSISYEENPFFIYHNKNKIGSYKSQVTKLEGAFVTQYSNLFLFSYGASLNYASLDPEIKNIFDSSIQYSKSYGDIFFNINWDKTNSIAFPTKGFKGEVSQRWGGNLGKDNLNFLSTNYLSSNYLPITETTSLTAKFFGGNIAGDDILPDKYIKLGGLSDDLSHNTFAFSGYYFQEKYLSSLFGVSLGIQQKLIENLYIGANWDFATYKFANEVFNDDKNSLLWKDYSQGAGITLSYLSLIGPVKFNISKAQESHDFLFQFSFGYKFD, from the coding sequence ATGATCAAAAAAAGTTTTTTATTATTTCTTTTAATTTTCGTCAATATATTTTCAAGTAATATTTCTCACTCTCCAGAAGATATTGAAATTGAAAAATTAAAGCAAGAAATAAAACTTCTTCAAAATAAAATAAAAAAACTTGAAAATAAAAAAATTGAAAAGTTTAAAGAAGAAGAAAAACAGCCTAAAATTGGACTTGTATTAAGTGGCGGTGGTGCAAAAGGATTTGCTCATATAGGTGTTCTTAAAGTTTTAGAAGCAAATAATATTAAGGTTGATTATATTACAGGAACAAGTATGGGAGCTCTTATTGGTGCTCTGTACTCTGCTGGATATACTCCAAATCAAATTGAAAAGTTAGTTTTAGATATCAATTGGCAAGAAACCTTTAATGATAGTCCAAATATTACTGATATTTCCATTGATCAAAGATCAATGATGAAAAATTATAATCTTTCTTTAAAATACGATAACTCTTTAAATTTTGCGTTACCAAAAGGTATTAGAAATACTCAAAAAATATATCTTACTTTAAAAAATCTTCTTTGGAATGTAGAGCAAACAAGGGATTTTAAAAAATTACCTATTCCTCTTGAGATTATTGCAACTGATTTAAATACAGGAAAAGCCAAAGCTTTTAATAGTGGTGATTTAGCTCAAGTTATCACTGCTAGTATATCTATTCCCACAATTTTTGATCCTGTAAAAATTGGAGATAATTACTATGTTGATGGTCTTTTATCTAGAAATTTCCCTGTGGAAGATGCATTTAATTTAGGAGCTGATATTGTTATTGGTGTTGATGTAGGAACTTCTCTTCAAAAAAAAGAAGATTATGATATTTTAAGTGTTGCCGATCAAATTGTTGCTATTCAAAGTACTAGTTCTACCAAAAAACAAAGAGACTTAGCAACAATACTTATTGATCCTGATATCTCAAACTTTAAAACAACTGATTTTAGTAATTTTAAAGAGATTGAAGCTTTAGGAGAAGCTGCTGCAAAAAAACAACTTCAAAAGATATTAGCTTTTGGACCTAAACCCAACAAAAGAAAGAGCTCTCTTCAATATAAAAATAACTTTGTTTTAGAAAATATTGATGTGATAACTGAAACAAAAAATAATAATCATAAAGAAATTATAGAATCACTCTTCAAAGATTCTATAGGAACTAATATAAATCCAGATACTCTTGAAAAATTAATGTTAAAAACATATAGTTTAAATTTTGTTAATAAGATTTATTATTCTTTTAAAAATAACACTTTAAAGCTTCAAGTGGAAGAAAATCCTACTAATATAGTTGGTCTTGGTGTAGATTATCAAACTGATTATGGAACTACTTTCTCCATTGGAACTGATATTAGTTCTTTTGGTAAAATAGGTAGCTTATCAACTATCGAAGCTACTTTTGGTGATTATCTTGGTCTAGATTTAAAAAACTTTTCGTATTATGGTGTTTCTAATAAGGTTGGTATTTTAAGTAGTATTAGTTATGAAGAAAATCCATTTTTTATATATCACAATAAAAATAAAATTGGTAGTTATAAAAGTCAAGTTACAAAATTAGAAGGAGCTTTCGTTACACAATATTCTAATTTATTTTTATTCTCATACGGTGCTTCTTTAAACTATGCTAGTTTAGATCCTGAAATAAAAAATATTTTTGATTCATCAATACAATACTCCAAAAGTTATGGGGATATTTTCTTTAATATTAACTGGGATAAAACAAATTCTATAGCTTTTCCAACTAAAGGTTTTAAAGGTGAAGTTTCTCAAAGATGGGGAGGTAATCTAGGAAAAGATAATTTAAATTTTTTATCTACTAATTATCTATCTTCAAATTATCTACCTATAACTGAAACAACAAGCTTAACTGCCAAATTTTTTGGTGGAAACATTGCTGGAGATGATATTCTTCCTGATAAATATATAAAACTTGGTGGTTTGTCTGATGACTTATCTCATAATACTTTTGCTTTTAGTGGCTATTATTTCCAAGAAAAATATTTATCCTCTCTTTTTGGAGTAAGTCTTGGAATTCAACAAAAACTTATCGAGAATTTATACATTGGAGCTAATTGGGATTTTGCAACATATAAATTTGCTAACGAAGTTTTTAATGATGATAAAAACTCACTTCTTTGGAAGGATTATTCTCAGGGAGCTGGAATAACTCTTAGTTATTTAAGTCTAATTGGTCCTGTTAAATTTAATATTTCTAAAGCTCAAGAATCTCATGATTTTCTTTTCCAATTTAGCTTCGGATATAAGTTTGATTAA
- the aroA gene encoding 3-phosphoshikimate 1-carboxyvinyltransferase, protein MNYFQPNPITDFKATIDIPGSKSITNRALILSALSGKTIILKNILLSDDTKYMIDALRALNNTIEIDEINKTLKIIGNKNPKYDNLSLYIGNAGTAMRFLSSYLATGEGTATLYGNDRMNQRPIKDLVDSLVQLGINVEYLSNHGYPPIRITSKGVFASYVEIDGSKSSQYISSILMAAPNFKNPIEIELSGRVVSKPYIDMTLAMMNDFGVNFNYNNNSVHISPQEYNIDEYLIEGDMSSASYFLAMALISNSTITLNNFFKNSIQGDSKFLNILEKIGLKILNFNDTTITVKGVPTYKGIELSMNDIPDVAQTLAVVGLFATSPTKVWDVENMRIKETDRISALKNEILKIHGDFIEFTDGFLITPKPLENYQGNFLKTYDDHRMAMSLSLIGLRVPGIKILDPNCVSKTFPNFFKEFSKIYKEE, encoded by the coding sequence ATGAATTATTTCCAACCAAACCCAATAACAGATTTCAAAGCTACAATTGATATTCCAGGTTCGAAATCGATAACTAATAGAGCCCTTATTCTTTCAGCTCTTTCAGGAAAGACAATAATTTTAAAAAATATTCTCTTAAGTGATGATACAAAGTATATGATTGATGCTTTAAGAGCCTTAAATAATACTATTGAAATTGATGAGATAAATAAAACACTTAAAATTATAGGAAATAAAAATCCAAAATATGATAATTTAAGTTTATATATTGGAAATGCAGGAACTGCAATGAGATTTTTAAGTTCTTATTTAGCTACTGGAGAAGGAACTGCTACTTTATACGGTAATGATCGTATGAATCAAAGACCAATTAAAGATTTAGTTGATTCTTTAGTTCAATTAGGAATTAATGTTGAATATTTAAGTAATCATGGCTATCCTCCAATTCGTATAACTTCTAAAGGAGTTTTTGCAAGTTATGTTGAAATTGATGGAAGTAAAAGTAGTCAATATATATCATCAATTCTTATGGCTGCTCCTAATTTCAAGAATCCTATAGAAATTGAATTAAGTGGAAGAGTTGTATCAAAACCATATATAGATATGACTCTAGCTATGATGAATGATTTTGGAGTTAACTTTAATTACAATAATAACTCAGTGCATATATCTCCACAGGAGTATAATATAGATGAGTACTTAATTGAAGGTGATATGTCCTCAGCTTCCTACTTTTTAGCTATGGCTTTAATTAGTAATTCCACTATTACATTAAATAATTTTTTCAAAAATAGTATACAGGGAGATTCTAAATTTCTGAATATTTTAGAAAAAATTGGATTAAAAATATTAAATTTTAATGATACTACTATTACTGTAAAAGGGGTTCCAACATATAAAGGAATTGAGTTAAGTATGAATGATATTCCTGATGTAGCTCAAACTTTAGCTGTCGTTGGACTTTTTGCAACTTCTCCAACTAAAGTATGGGATGTTGAGAATATGAGAATAAAAGAAACCGATCGGATATCTGCCTTAAAAAATGAAATCTTAAAAATTCATGGTGATTTTATAGAATTTACTGATGGCTTCTTAATTACTCCAAAACCTTTAGAAAATTACCAAGGTAATTTTTTAAAAACTTATGATGACCATCGAATGGCTATGTCCCTCTCTTTAATTGGATTGAGAGTTCCAGGTATAAAAATTTTAGATCCCAATTGTGTTTCTAAAACATTCCCTAATTTTTTTAAAGAATTTAGTAAAATTTATAAGGAGGAGTGA
- a CDS encoding DUF896 domain-containing protein translates to MEMKDIIEMVNYFSNQAKKRELTAEEKLEREKYRKLYLEQFKAQVKQKLDSIEIVDESKMI, encoded by the coding sequence ATGGAAATGAAAGATATTATAGAGATGGTTAATTATTTTTCTAATCAAGCAAAAAAAAGAGAGCTAACAGCTGAAGAGAAGCTTGAAAGAGAAAAATATAGAAAGTTATATTTAGAGCAATTTAAAGCACAAGTAAAACAAAAATTAGACAGCATCGAAATTGTCGATGAATCAAAGATGATATAG
- the asnS gene encoding asparagine--tRNA ligase, giving the protein MMKQLVKTLYRETEKYLDQEVELSGWVRKIRSQKNFGFIELNDGSFFKGVQIVFDTNLPNFDEISRLSISSSIIVKGIVVKSQGAGQNFEIQAKEIEIFQKADLDYPLQNKRHSFEFLRTIAHLRPRTNTFSAVFRVRSVLAYAIHKFFQENGFVYTHTPIITGSDCEGAGEMFRVTTLDLNDVPKTEEGKVDVTKDFFGKETNLTVSGQLNGETYCSAFRNIYTFGPTFRAEQSNTSRHAAEFWMIEPEIAFADLEGNMELAEAMVKYIIKYVMDECLEEMEFFNQFIEKGLFDKLNNVLNNDFGRVTYTEAIDILVNSGKKFDYPVEWGIDLQSEHERFLSEEYFKRPVFVTDYPKEIKAFYMKLNKDGKTVRAMDLLAPGIGEIIGGSQREDNIDVLEERMAEAGLSADDYGFYLDLRRFGSFPHSGYGLGFERMIMYVTGITNIRDVIPFPRTPNNAEF; this is encoded by the coding sequence ATGATGAAACAATTAGTTAAAACTCTTTATAGAGAAACAGAGAAGTATTTAGACCAGGAAGTTGAATTATCAGGTTGGGTAAGAAAAATAAGATCACAAAAAAACTTTGGATTTATAGAATTAAATGATGGAAGTTTTTTCAAAGGTGTACAAATAGTATTTGATACAAATTTACCAAATTTTGACGAAATTTCAAGACTTTCAATATCATCGTCAATAATTGTAAAAGGTATAGTAGTTAAATCTCAAGGTGCAGGACAAAATTTTGAAATCCAAGCTAAAGAGATTGAAATTTTCCAAAAAGCTGATTTAGATTATCCATTACAAAATAAAAGACACTCTTTTGAGTTCTTAAGAACAATCGCACATTTAAGACCTAGAACAAATACATTCTCTGCAGTATTTAGAGTGAGATCAGTTTTAGCTTATGCAATTCATAAGTTTTTCCAAGAGAATGGATTTGTATATACACATACACCAATCATTACAGGATCAGATTGTGAGGGTGCAGGAGAGATGTTTAGAGTAACAACTCTTGATTTAAATGATGTACCTAAAACTGAAGAAGGGAAGGTTGATGTAACAAAAGACTTCTTTGGAAAAGAAACAAATTTAACAGTAAGTGGTCAGTTAAATGGAGAGACTTATTGTTCTGCATTTAGAAATATATACACATTTGGGCCAACATTTAGAGCAGAACAATCAAATACTTCGAGACATGCTGCTGAATTTTGGATGATAGAACCAGAAATAGCTTTTGCAGATTTAGAGGGTAATATGGAACTAGCAGAAGCAATGGTAAAATATATAATTAAGTATGTAATGGATGAATGTCTTGAAGAAATGGAATTTTTCAATCAGTTTATTGAAAAAGGATTATTTGATAAATTAAATAATGTATTAAATAATGATTTTGGAAGAGTAACATATACAGAAGCAATAGATATTTTAGTAAACTCAGGAAAGAAGTTTGATTATCCTGTTGAATGGGGAATTGATTTACAAAGTGAGCACGAAAGATTTTTATCAGAAGAATATTTTAAAAGACCTGTATTTGTAACAGATTATCCAAAAGAAATTAAGGCATTTTATATGAAATTAAATAAAGATGGAAAAACAGTTAGAGCAATGGATTTATTAGCTCCAGGAATTGGAGAGATAATAGGTGGATCTCAAAGAGAAGATAATATAGATGTACTAGAAGAGAGAATGGCAGAAGCTGGATTAAGTGCTGATGATTATGGATTCTATTTAGACTTAAGAAGATTTGGAAGTTTCCCTCATTCAGGATATGGATTAGGATTTGAAAGAATGATTATGTATGTAACAGGAATAACAAATATAAGAGACGTAATACCATTCCCTAGAACTCCAAATAACGCTGAGTTTTAA
- a CDS encoding alpha/beta hydrolase codes for MILEILVFLVFISLLFYTVTYPYNFKLNRKLKRVLNFSQVEKIIDTKSKYLDFSHKELSDEFTIEEKYLETKYATEKMRVLIVKPKGVLETPLCLVLLHGIRDKAEDWIYKAKLRENYLSLKKRGKVKDIIFILPDSGYNGESWYTNFYNDKSHQYEEFFSKDLTSFIEQEYPNSKKGIGGFSMGGYGALKIGLKNLESYDVIASFSGAISLIRMSINRRVMRIFRYLYVPKFLFNDVNKAHFMKVFSPWGYKILKNDPYSIIKKTNPERYKGKKFYLSVGSEDKKPYLMFQQWLDVVGRAKKYGLDFKGKIYENEYHTWEYISKDIYNFLVFFTEETKRRK; via the coding sequence ATGATATTAGAAATACTAGTTTTTCTAGTTTTTATTTCTCTACTTTTTTATACTGTAACATATCCATATAATTTTAAATTAAATAGAAAATTAAAAAGAGTTCTTAATTTTTCTCAAGTTGAAAAAATAATAGATACAAAATCTAAATATTTAGATTTTTCACATAAAGAACTATCAGATGAGTTCACTATAGAAGAAAAATATTTAGAAACTAAGTACGCAACTGAAAAGATGAGGGTGTTAATAGTAAAACCAAAGGGAGTATTAGAGACTCCCTTGTGTTTAGTTCTTCTTCATGGAATAAGAGATAAAGCTGAAGATTGGATATATAAAGCAAAATTACGTGAAAATTACCTAAGTTTAAAGAAAAGAGGAAAAGTAAAAGATATTATTTTTATTCTTCCAGACTCAGGATATAATGGTGAAAGTTGGTATACTAATTTTTATAATGATAAATCTCATCAATATGAAGAATTTTTTTCAAAAGATTTGACAAGTTTTATCGAACAAGAATATCCTAATTCTAAAAAAGGTATTGGTGGATTTTCTATGGGTGGCTATGGTGCATTAAAAATTGGACTTAAAAATTTAGAATCGTATGATGTTATAGCCAGTTTTTCAGGGGCTATAAGTTTAATTAGAATGAGTATAAATCGTAGGGTTATGAGAATTTTTAGATATTTATATGTACCAAAATTTTTATTTAATGATGTAAATAAAGCTCATTTCATGAAAGTATTTAGTCCTTGGGGATATAAAATTTTAAAAAATGATCCGTATAGTATAATTAAAAAAACCAATCCTGAAAGATATAAAGGGAAAAAGTTTTATTTAAGTGTTGGTTCAGAAGATAAAAAACCTTATTTAATGTTTCAGCAATGGCTTGATGTTGTAGGTAGAGCCAAAAAATATGGATTAGATTTCAAAGGGAAAATTTATGAAAATGAATATCATACATGGGAATATATATCGAAAGATATATATAATTTTTTAGTGTTTTTTACAGAAGAAACAAAAAGAAGGAAGTAG
- a CDS encoding bifunctional 3,4-dihydroxy-2-butanone-4-phosphate synthase/GTP cyclohydrolase II, whose translation MFNKIEDAINDLKNGKLIVVVDNEDRENEGDLVGIGDIISKENINFMIKYGRGLVCVPLEEKRAKELDLTPMVFNNSDSHQTAFTVSVDSLAGTTTGISVEDRYNTIRDLAFNSKSGNDFKKPGHIFPLIAKNGGVIERPGHTEASVDLAKLAGFNGCGVICEIIKEDGEMARVPDLIEFCKLHDLKMITIEDLIEYRKKNEFQTELVCEAPLPTKHGTFRLIGFSNTIDYKEHVALVYGDIDNQEDVLLRVHSECLTGDAFGSLKCDCGSQLDKALENIVNHGSGVLLYMRQEGRGIGLLNKIKAYNLQAQGKDTVEANTLLGFDPDLRDFAVAAQMIKLLNIRSINLMTNNPKKINDLEKYGIKINHRTHIEFPSNSCNSKYLKTKREKMNHLFKIN comes from the coding sequence ATGTTTAATAAAATAGAAGATGCTATTAATGATTTAAAAAATGGAAAGTTAATAGTCGTTGTTGATAATGAAGATAGAGAAAACGAGGGAGACCTTGTTGGTATTGGAGATATTATCTCTAAAGAAAATATTAATTTTATGATAAAATATGGAAGAGGTTTAGTTTGTGTTCCTCTTGAAGAAAAAAGAGCTAAAGAGCTTGACTTAACTCCTATGGTTTTTAATAATAGTGATTCTCATCAAACTGCTTTTACAGTTTCTGTAGATTCTTTAGCTGGAACTACTACTGGAATCTCTGTTGAAGATAGATATAATACTATAAGAGATTTGGCTTTTAATTCTAAATCTGGCAATGATTTTAAAAAACCAGGTCATATATTTCCTCTAATAGCTAAAAATGGCGGAGTAATCGAAAGACCGGGACACACTGAAGCTTCTGTTGACCTTGCTAAATTAGCAGGTTTTAACGGTTGTGGTGTTATTTGTGAAATTATAAAAGAAGATGGCGAAATGGCACGTGTTCCTGACTTAATTGAATTTTGTAAGCTTCATGATTTAAAGATGATTACAATTGAAGATTTAATTGAATATAGAAAAAAAAATGAGTTCCAAACTGAATTAGTTTGCGAAGCACCTTTACCTACAAAACATGGAACATTTAGACTAATAGGTTTTTCAAATACTATTGATTACAAAGAACATGTTGCATTAGTTTATGGAGATATTGATAATCAAGAGGACGTCCTTTTACGTGTTCATTCAGAATGTTTAACAGGTGATGCCTTTGGTTCATTAAAATGTGATTGTGGTAGTCAATTAGATAAAGCTCTTGAAAATATTGTTAATCACGGATCTGGAGTACTTTTATATATGAGGCAAGAAGGTAGGGGTATTGGTCTTCTTAACAAAATAAAAGCTTATAATCTTCAAGCTCAAGGCAAGGATACTGTTGAAGCTAATACTTTATTAGGGTTTGACCCTGATTTAAGAGATTTTGCTGTAGCTGCTCAAATGATAAAGCTTTTAAATATAAGAAGTATTAATCTAATGACCAACAACCCTAAAAAAATAAATGATTTAGAAAAGTATGGTATTAAAATTAATCATAGAACACATATTGAATTTCCTTCAAATAGCTGTAATTCTAAATATTTAAAAACTAAAAGGGAAAAAATGAATCATTTATTTAAAATAAACTAA
- a CDS encoding riboflavin synthase produces MFTGLIEELGKVISIDKTPQGANITISCNKVLQKAAIGDSIATNGVCLTVVKLSNTAFTANIMNESLKVSSLKNLKIGDLVNLEKSLTLQSYLGGHLVTGDVDCCGKITSISNDGFAQKYTIEIPLEFMKYVVYKGRITLDGASLTVASLNDSTLTVSLIPHTQKSITLGFKNVGDIINIETDLIAKHLEKLLLSREKTDEKSSSNISKSFLAENGFF; encoded by the coding sequence ATGTTTACCGGTTTAATTGAAGAGCTTGGAAAAGTTATTTCTATTGATAAAACTCCACAAGGTGCAAATATAACTATCTCATGTAATAAAGTTTTACAAAAGGCAGCTATTGGAGATAGTATTGCTACAAACGGTGTTTGTTTAACTGTTGTTAAACTATCTAATACGGCTTTTACAGCTAATATAATGAATGAATCTTTAAAAGTTTCATCTTTAAAAAATTTAAAGATTGGAGATTTAGTCAATTTAGAAAAATCTTTAACTTTACAATCCTATTTAGGCGGACATCTTGTCACAGGAGATGTTGATTGTTGTGGAAAAATAACCTCAATATCCAATGATGGGTTTGCACAAAAATATACAATTGAAATCCCTTTAGAGTTTATGAAATATGTTGTTTATAAGGGACGTATTACTCTTGATGGAGCTAGTTTGACTGTTGCCTCATTAAATGATTCAACTCTAACAGTTTCATTAATTCCTCATACACAAAAATCTATAACTTTAGGTTTTAAAAATGTTGGAGATATTATAAATATTGAAACTGATTTAATTGCAAAACATCTCGAAAAATTACTCCTAAGCAGAGAAAAAACAGATGAAAAATCTAGTTCAAATATTTCCAAAAGTTTTTTAGCTGAAAATGGATTTTTCTAA
- the ribD gene encoding bifunctional diaminohydroxyphosphoribosylaminopyrimidine deaminase/5-amino-6-(5-phosphoribosylamino)uracil reductase RibD: MHNYFMEIAINEAKKGIGAVNPNPLVGAVLVKDNKILAMGHHEFYGGPHAEVNTLNKSNDTEGCTLYVTLEPCSHYGKTPPCTKLIISSKIKRCVIATLDPNPLVSGQGVKQLEEAGIEVIIGVLENEARNLNKVFFKYIENKIPYIFIKAGITLDGKIATQSFSSQWITNSLARNKVEKYRNFFSGILVGANTVIQDNPSLRCKVLGNRNPYRLILDKDLIISEKYSIISNNEDQKTFIITSEKNINLEKFQLFSEKFSIKFITFSENENLKDILKKIGSYNIDSILVEGGSGVISSFFKEEIYDGGEIIIAPKILGDGLAIPFLNGFSPNMIDEGITLKNIKINIYDDNVGFEFYKEEGCLPV; this comes from the coding sequence ATGCATAATTACTTTATGGAAATAGCTATTAATGAAGCTAAAAAAGGTATAGGTGCTGTTAATCCTAATCCGCTTGTTGGAGCTGTTCTAGTTAAAGATAATAAAATTCTAGCAATGGGACACCATGAGTTTTATGGTGGCCCACATGCTGAAGTTAATACTTTAAATAAATCTAATGACACTGAAGGATGTACTCTCTATGTTACTTTAGAACCTTGTTCTCACTATGGGAAAACACCACCTTGCACCAAACTTATTATTAGCTCTAAAATAAAAAGATGCGTTATTGCAACTTTAGACCCTAATCCATTAGTTAGTGGCCAAGGTGTAAAACAATTAGAGGAAGCTGGTATTGAAGTTATCATTGGGGTTTTAGAAAATGAAGCTAGAAATTTAAATAAAGTTTTCTTTAAGTATATAGAAAATAAAATTCCATATATTTTTATAAAAGCTGGGATAACGCTTGATGGTAAAATAGCCACTCAATCTTTTTCTTCACAATGGATTACAAATTCTTTAGCTCGAAATAAAGTAGAAAAATATCGAAACTTTTTCTCTGGAATTTTAGTTGGAGCCAATACTGTTATTCAAGACAATCCATCTCTTAGATGTAAAGTTCTGGGTAACCGTAATCCTTATAGATTAATTTTAGATAAAGATTTAATTATCTCAGAAAAATATAGTATAATAAGTAATAACGAAGATCAAAAAACTTTTATTATTACATCTGAAAAAAATATTAATTTAGAAAAGTTTCAATTATTTTCAGAAAAATTTTCAATTAAATTTATAACTTTTTCAGAAAATGAAAATTTAAAGGATATTTTAAAAAAAATTGGTTCTTATAATATTGATTCTATATTAGTCGAAGGTGGCTCAGGAGTAATCTCATCTTTTTTTAAAGAAGAGATTTATGATGGTGGAGAAATTATTATTGCTCCTAAAATACTAGGAGATGGTCTTGCTATACCATTTTTAAATGGTTTTTCTCCTAATATGATTGATGAAGGAATTACTTTGAAAAATATTAAAATAAATATTTATGATGATAATGTTGGATTTGAGTTTTATAAGGAGGAAGGATGTTTACCGGTTTAA
- the ribH gene encoding 6,7-dimethyl-8-ribityllumazine synthase, with product MVKIYEGNFIGENLKVGIVCARFNEFIVSKLLSGSIDALKRHSVNEENIHVSWVPGAFEIPLIAKKMVETKKFDVVIALGAVIRGATPHFDYVCSEVSKGVASISLDSGIPVIFGVLTVNSIEEAIERAGTKAGNKGFEAGLSAIETVNLIRSISEE from the coding sequence ATGGTAAAAATTTATGAGGGAAATTTTATAGGTGAAAATTTAAAGGTAGGTATCGTTTGTGCTAGATTCAATGAATTTATTGTATCTAAACTTTTATCTGGTTCAATTGATGCTTTAAAAAGACATTCAGTTAACGAGGAAAACATACATGTTTCTTGGGTTCCAGGAGCTTTTGAAATTCCTCTTATTGCAAAAAAAATGGTTGAAACTAAAAAGTTTGACGTTGTTATTGCTCTTGGAGCTGTAATTAGGGGAGCTACTCCACATTTTGATTATGTTTGTTCAGAAGTTTCTAAAGGTGTAGCATCAATATCTTTAGATTCTGGAATTCCTGTAATTTTTGGTGTATTAACAGTTAATTCAATTGAAGAAGCTATTGAAAGAGCTGGTACAAAAGCCGGAAATAAAGGATTTGAAGCTGGACTTTCTGCTATTGAAACTGTTAATCTTATTAGAAGTATTTCAGAGGAATAA